In one window of Deinobacterium chartae DNA:
- a CDS encoding FAD-dependent oxidoreductase produces MRTVVIGGGLAGLASAALAARRGERVLLLEQDRLGGKSARVRVSGQTVDTGPSLVSFPQVWRDLEARLLADLPVAERDAARVDFLPLPGLGVHHYQDQALELPLPPGHPLYAAWQGYLERQRPLAAPIARLLVTPPGLRPEFLRASAALAAEYGLRLRADRYLDALGLPEPLRAAIGVHSFNGGLGPERASALYASLPGAMLAAPGGVVAPRGGVYTLTLFLEAQARRLGADLRAGWTVRAIDRARRVVQARAPGGRLEEFAYDRVISAVDEGRTRVLLGGPAQPPARLTCSGVAIYAALREPLEAPLPRASVVLPDDLRAMSDALARLEEPQQTMALVHHDPPGELYPDNDRTVLSVLLTAPANGRRYDLESGWVRAQLRRISRVLGLRAPLEELLRAPAVLTPADYAAGGAWGGAIYGRVRPLWQAGPFHRPGYLEGGVWQVGTSVHPGGGIPGVLGGALIADALMSGRGRR; encoded by the coding sequence GTGAGGACCGTGGTGATCGGCGGCGGCCTGGCCGGGCTGGCCTCCGCCGCCCTGGCTGCCCGGCGGGGCGAACGGGTGCTGCTGCTCGAACAGGACCGCCTGGGCGGCAAGAGCGCGCGCGTCCGGGTCTCGGGCCAGACCGTGGACACCGGTCCCTCGCTGGTCTCCTTTCCGCAGGTGTGGCGCGACCTCGAGGCGCGCCTGCTGGCGGACCTGCCTGTGGCCGAACGGGACGCGGCGCGGGTGGATTTTCTGCCGCTGCCCGGTCTGGGCGTGCACCACTACCAAGATCAGGCCCTCGAGCTGCCGCTTCCGCCCGGACATCCGCTGTACGCGGCGTGGCAGGGCTACCTCGAGCGTCAGCGCCCGCTCGCAGCGCCCATCGCCCGGCTGCTGGTCACGCCGCCCGGACTGCGCCCGGAGTTTCTGCGGGCCAGCGCAGCGCTGGCCGCCGAGTACGGCCTGCGCCTGCGCGCCGACCGCTACCTGGACGCGCTCGGGTTGCCCGAGCCGCTGCGGGCCGCCATCGGTGTGCACAGCTTCAACGGTGGACTGGGCCCCGAGCGCGCTTCGGCGCTGTACGCCTCGTTGCCCGGGGCGATGCTGGCCGCCCCGGGCGGAGTGGTGGCTCCGCGCGGAGGCGTTTACACCCTGACCCTGTTTCTCGAGGCGCAGGCTCGCCGCTTGGGGGCCGACCTGCGCGCGGGCTGGACCGTGCGCGCCATCGACCGTGCGCGCCGGGTGGTTCAGGCCCGCGCGCCGGGGGGGCGCCTCGAGGAGTTCGCGTACGACCGGGTGATCTCGGCGGTGGACGAGGGCCGCACCCGGGTGCTGCTGGGCGGCCCGGCGCAGCCGCCCGCCCGGCTCACCTGCTCGGGGGTTGCAATCTACGCGGCGCTGCGCGAACCGCTCGAAGCTCCGCTGCCGCGCGCCTCGGTGGTGTTGCCCGACGACCTGCGGGCGATGTCCGATGCCCTGGCGCGGCTCGAGGAGCCGCAGCAGACCATGGCGCTCGTCCACCACGACCCGCCCGGCGAGCTGTATCCGGACAACGACCGCACGGTCTTGTCGGTGCTGCTGACCGCGCCGGCCAATGGCCGCCGTTACGACCTCGAGTCGGGCTGGGTGCGCGCGCAGCTGCGGCGGATCAGCCGGGTGCTGGGTTTGAGAGCCCCGCTCGAGGAACTGCTGCGCGCCCCTGCGGTGCTGACCCCTGCCGATTACGCCGCAGGAGGAGCGTGGGGCGGAGCGATCTACGGCCGGGTCCGGCCGCTGTGGCAGGCCGGGCCGTTTCACCGTCCCGGCTACCTCGAGGGGGGCGTGTGGCAGGTGGGGACCAGCGTGCACCCCGGAGGCGGCATTCCCGGGGTGTTGGGCGGCGCACTCATCGCGGATGCGCTGATGTCCGGGCGCGGACGTCGCTAG
- a CDS encoding UbiA family prenyltransferase — protein MTRVAPTPRAQGAQGPLRLLWISRPALWINTVGVAVVGLWLTGRLWSWDPAFLVTLLWLTLPFNLLIYGLNDVFDQAEDARNPRKGGLQGARIRADEVPGILWGVALLNLPFVAFAAWRLEAGALLWMALTAGLFVAYSWPPLRFKARPFWDSLSNVAYALPLGLIPALFGETPNGWALAGLMAWSVAKHAFDAVQDISADHRAGTRTIAVVLGPRGTALWCLGWFALAAALFAPLSPLVSLAVLLVSGGLSLRLLRAPLEAQAARLYPASILSPWLIGSVAGVQLVALLVSGGRIG, from the coding sequence GTGACCCGCGTCGCACCTACCCCCCGCGCTCAGGGCGCACAGGGGCCGCTGCGGTTGCTGTGGATCTCGCGCCCGGCCTTGTGGATCAACACGGTGGGCGTCGCGGTGGTGGGCCTGTGGCTGACCGGACGGCTGTGGAGCTGGGACCCGGCTTTCCTGGTCACCCTGCTGTGGCTGACCCTGCCCTTTAACCTGCTGATCTACGGCCTCAACGACGTGTTCGACCAGGCCGAGGACGCCCGTAACCCCCGCAAGGGCGGCTTGCAGGGTGCGCGTATCCGGGCCGACGAAGTGCCCGGGATTTTGTGGGGCGTGGCCCTGCTGAACCTGCCGTTCGTGGCCTTCGCCGCGTGGCGCCTCGAGGCGGGAGCGCTGCTGTGGATGGCGCTCACGGCGGGACTGTTCGTGGCCTACTCCTGGCCGCCGCTGCGCTTCAAGGCCCGCCCGTTTTGGGATTCGCTCTCGAACGTGGCCTACGCCCTGCCGCTGGGCCTGATCCCGGCGCTGTTCGGGGAGACACCCAACGGGTGGGCCTTGGCCGGGTTGATGGCGTGGTCGGTCGCCAAGCACGCTTTCGACGCGGTGCAGGACATCTCGGCCGATCACCGCGCCGGAACCCGCACGATCGCGGTGGTGCTGGGACCGCGCGGAACGGCGCTGTGGTGCCTGGGATGGTTTGCTCTCGCCGCCGCGCTGTTCGCCCCGCTGAGCCCGCTGGTCTCGCTGGCCGTGCTGCTGGTCAGCGGGGGGCTGAGCCTGCGCCTGCTGCGCGCCCCCCTCGAGGCGCAGGCGGCGCGGCTGTACCCGGCCTCGATCCTGAGCCCCTGGCTGATCGGCAGCGTGGCCGGGGTGCAGCTCGTGGCCCTGCTGGTGTCCGGGGGGCGGATCGGGTGA